In the Chloroflexota bacterium genome, CATGCGCGCGGCGCTGAAGGAGGCCGAACGCTCGCTGGCCGACGGTGACCGTCCGATCGGCGCGGTGATCGTGCACAACGGCAAGATCGTCGGGCGCGGGCGGGCGATGCACAAGCTGCGCCACAGCCAGATCGCGCACGCGGAGATGAACGCGCTGATGCAGGCCGAGCGATACCTGGAGGAGCACCAGCACGAAGCGGTGCTCTACACGACGGTGGAGCCGTGCGTGATGTGCCTGGGCGCGGCGGTGATGAGCGACCTGGCGGCGATTGTCTTCGCGCTGGCCGACAAGAACATCCACCCGGAAGCGATGCTGGAGATGCCGTACGTGAAACGGCACATCAAGCACTACCTGGGCGGCGTGCTGCGCCTGGAGAGCGAGGCGCTGTGGGTGCGCGGCCGCCCGGACGAACTGCGCATGCTCAACGGGGGATAAAGAAAAACACCAAGACACGAAGACACAAAGAAATCTATCTTTGTGCCTTGGTGTCTTGGTGTTGGATTTCTGCCTTTAGCCGAACAGCCCCTTGACGATGCCGCCGTCGACCGTCAGCGCCGTGCCGGTGATGTACGAGGCGCGGTCGGACATGAGGAACGCGGCGGCGGCGGCGAACTCCTCCACCCGGCCGATGCGTCCCGCCGGGATCGCCGCCGAGAGCGCTTTCGCCTCGGCTTCGCGCGCGGTGTGGTTCGCCTTAGCGCGGTTGTCGAGCAGTTGGTCGACGCGCTCGGTCTGAATCCAGCCCGGACAGATGCAGTTGACCGTCACGCCGTCTTTG is a window encoding:
- a CDS encoding nucleoside deaminase; translated protein: MPLDFEALDHALYMRAALKEAERSLADGDRPIGAVIVHNGKIVGRGRAMHKLRHSQIAHAEMNALMQAERYLEEHQHEAVLYTTVEPCVMCLGAAVMSDLAAIVFALADKNIHPEAMLEMPYVKRHIKHYLGGVLRLESEALWVRGRPDELRMLNGG